One Brevibacillus choshinensis genomic window carries:
- the hemL gene encoding glutamate-1-semialdehyde 2,1-aminomutase: MKREKSTELFAEAQHYIPGGVNSPVRAFKSVGGNPIYIEKGEGSRIFDVDGNSYIDYIGSWGPLILGHAHPRVLSAITEVAALGTSFGAPTERETDMAKLVCELVPSVEVVRMVNSGTEATMSALRLARGYTKRNKIMKFEGCYHGHADSLLIKAGSGVATLGLPDSPGVPEGTAVNTITVPYNDLESVKLAFSSYGDDIAAVIVEPVGGNMGVVPPLPGFLEGLREITQQHGALLIFDEVMTGFRVARGGAQELFGITPDLTTMGKVIGGGLPVGAYGGKREIMQQIAPAGPIYQAGTLSGNPLAMAAGLTTLQELSKPGAYEQLEKLSARLAEGLAGNASKLGIPHTLNRVGSMVCLFFTDTPVVNYETAKTSDLERFSAYFSHLLEEGIMIPPSQFEGMFVSLAHSEADIERTIEASYQAMKKL, from the coding sequence ATGAAGCGTGAAAAATCAACGGAGCTCTTTGCAGAAGCGCAGCACTACATACCAGGCGGCGTAAACAGCCCGGTTCGTGCTTTTAAAAGCGTCGGCGGAAATCCGATCTACATCGAAAAAGGAGAAGGCTCCCGAATCTTCGATGTGGACGGAAACAGCTATATCGATTACATCGGCTCTTGGGGACCGCTGATTCTCGGTCATGCGCATCCGCGTGTACTGTCAGCGATTACGGAAGTAGCTGCGCTGGGCACGAGCTTTGGTGCACCGACTGAGCGCGAGACAGATATGGCGAAGCTGGTATGCGAGCTCGTGCCATCCGTGGAAGTGGTACGGATGGTGAACTCCGGTACGGAAGCTACCATGAGCGCACTGCGTCTGGCGCGCGGCTATACCAAGCGCAATAAAATCATGAAGTTCGAAGGCTGCTACCACGGCCATGCGGACAGCCTGCTGATCAAAGCGGGTTCCGGCGTGGCTACGCTGGGTCTCCCGGACAGCCCGGGTGTACCTGAAGGAACGGCGGTCAATACCATCACGGTTCCCTACAACGATCTGGAAAGCGTCAAGCTCGCTTTCTCCTCGTACGGAGACGATATCGCTGCGGTCATCGTCGAGCCAGTCGGCGGCAACATGGGTGTCGTTCCTCCACTGCCAGGCTTCCTGGAAGGATTGCGTGAAATCACCCAGCAACACGGCGCCCTGCTCATTTTTGATGAAGTGATGACAGGCTTCCGCGTGGCTCGCGGCGGTGCACAAGAGCTGTTTGGAATCACGCCGGATTTGACTACCATGGGGAAAGTCATCGGTGGCGGTCTGCCGGTCGGGGCGTACGGCGGAAAACGGGAGATCATGCAGCAGATCGCTCCGGCGGGTCCGATCTATCAGGCAGGTACCCTTTCTGGGAATCCGCTGGCGATGGCTGCCGGATTGACTACGCTGCAAGAGCTGAGCAAGCCAGGTGCCTATGAGCAGCTGGAAAAACTGTCGGCGCGTCTGGCAGAAGGCCTCGCGGGCAACGCGAGCAAGCTCGGCATTCCGCACACACTCAACCGTGTCGGCTCCATGGTGTGCCTGTTCTTTACAGACACGCCTGTCGTCAACTACGAGACAGCGAAAACCTCCGATCTGGAGCGCTTCTCCGCGTACTTCAGCCACCTGCTGGAGGAAGGCATCATGATTCCGCCTTCCCAGTTTGAAGGGATGTTCGTATCCCTGGCTCACTCCGAGGCGGACATCGAAAGAACGATTGAAGCCAGCTATCAAGCAATGAAAAAGCTGTAA
- a CDS encoding alpha/beta fold hydrolase, which translates to MVKQVQLGNGLEIAYREEGSDKKETVVLLHGFCGSSGYWSKILPALSQSYRVLAVDLRGHGGSAAPDEPYTMERFAEDLSLLVDKLELGPIHLFGHSLGGYVTLAFAQKYADKLKSFGLIHSTGYPDDEAAKANRDKGAENIRENGMEPFIKALVPKLFAPGHVSTMPEDVQVAKEIGFATKPTGAIQTLKGMRDRDDRNEVLQNTKLPVLLVAGREDQIIPSEKTFIVNGPNVEQVLLSNSGHMGMLEEPEAMADAIVRFVSKN; encoded by the coding sequence ATGGTCAAGCAAGTACAGCTGGGAAATGGACTAGAGATCGCATATCGGGAAGAAGGAAGCGACAAAAAGGAGACGGTCGTGCTGCTGCACGGCTTTTGCGGAAGCTCTGGCTATTGGAGCAAAATTCTCCCTGCGCTATCGCAATCGTATCGTGTGCTCGCGGTAGACTTGCGAGGACATGGAGGGAGTGCTGCTCCGGATGAACCGTATACAATGGAGCGTTTTGCAGAGGACCTGTCATTGCTGGTGGACAAGCTCGAATTGGGACCGATCCATCTTTTTGGCCATTCCCTCGGTGGATATGTGACTCTCGCATTTGCGCAGAAGTACGCAGACAAGCTCAAAAGCTTTGGACTGATTCACTCAACGGGCTATCCTGACGATGAAGCCGCCAAGGCGAACCGGGATAAGGGTGCCGAGAACATCCGGGAGAACGGGATGGAGCCATTTATCAAAGCGCTTGTCCCCAAGCTGTTTGCCCCTGGGCACGTATCGACGATGCCAGAGGACGTGCAGGTGGCTAAAGAAATTGGTTTTGCCACCAAGCCGACAGGTGCCATCCAAACACTGAAAGGCATGCGGGATCGAGACGATCGCAACGAGGTGCTCCAAAACACGAAACTTCCTGTTCTTTTAGTCGCGGGTCGCGAGGATCAGATCATTCCGAGTGAAAAAACTTTCATCGTGAACGGACCGAACGTGGAGCAAGTGCTGCTCAGCAATTCCGGGCACATGGGCATGCTGGAAGAACCAGAGGCAATGGCAGATGCCATCGTCCGATTTGTGTCGAAAAATTAG
- a CDS encoding DUF4097 family beta strand repeat-containing protein — protein MRNLGKKLFGLCLLLFIIGAGGLVWLFSKQEYFTFSLKEVNDERVVEKPIKGLNLSTDTTDVIVSPSTNSSAIVRLAGNAAEQQMDRLQFSSDVGSDGILRVMVREQSHLNLFFMGNGHLQVEVLLPEAMYESIALKSETGDIRSSALQSKQATISTSTGDIELAGFQGDELQIDTDTGDMRLLRIHSALKVDSSTGDVNKLVLSEVTYPVDIRTDTGDVHISADKKPTDARLELESDTGDIHVDWPELKYDQKQENLVEATVGSGSSLLSVKTATGDIRIQ, from the coding sequence ATGAGAAACCTGGGCAAAAAACTCTTTGGACTATGCTTGCTTCTCTTTATCATCGGAGCGGGCGGACTCGTATGGTTATTTTCCAAACAGGAATACTTCACATTTTCATTAAAAGAAGTGAACGATGAACGGGTGGTAGAGAAGCCGATCAAGGGTCTGAATCTGTCGACGGATACGACGGATGTGATCGTGAGTCCGAGCACAAATTCGTCTGCCATCGTCCGTTTGGCAGGCAATGCAGCGGAACAGCAAATGGACCGGCTCCAGTTTTCGAGCGATGTGGGCTCAGACGGCATCCTCCGGGTCATGGTGCGTGAGCAAAGCCATCTCAATCTGTTTTTCATGGGAAATGGGCATCTGCAGGTAGAAGTCCTGCTGCCTGAGGCCATGTATGAGAGCATTGCGCTGAAGAGCGAGACAGGCGATATCAGAAGCAGTGCGCTTCAATCGAAACAAGCAACCATATCGACCAGCACGGGAGATATTGAACTGGCTGGCTTCCAGGGCGATGAGCTGCAGATCGATACCGACACAGGGGACATGAGGCTTCTCCGGATTCATTCCGCTTTGAAGGTGGATAGCAGCACTGGAGATGTAAACAAGCTGGTTCTTTCAGAGGTTACCTATCCGGTAGACATTCGCACGGATACGGGAGATGTGCACATCTCAGCCGACAAAAAGCCCACGGACGCCAGGTTGGAGCTGGAATCCGATACGGGTGACATCCATGTCGATTGGCCAGAGCTGAAATATGACCAAAAGCAAGAAAACCTGGTCGAAGCGACTGTCGGTTCAGGAAGTTCGCTATTATCCGTAAAAACAGCGACGGGAGATATCCGCATTCAATAG
- a CDS encoding HAAS signaling domain-containing protein encodes MTRREFMDELGTLLGELPDKERLDILADYTEHFLMGIQEGKSEHEIADALGSPKVVARELLAGYRITQAQSNASVGNMTRAIVATVSLGFFNLIFVLGPFMALIGVLIAFYGVSVSLLVAPLGMLAQYGVPNLSHERLFLLFGSLASVGLGGMLVIGLVRLTKWLYRQFLRYLQFNVQMIRGK; translated from the coding sequence ATGACAAGGCGTGAGTTCATGGATGAATTGGGCACGCTTCTCGGTGAATTGCCCGACAAGGAAAGGCTGGATATTTTAGCTGACTATACGGAGCACTTTTTAATGGGGATCCAGGAAGGAAAGAGCGAGCATGAAATTGCGGACGCATTGGGAAGTCCAAAGGTAGTGGCCAGAGAGCTTCTCGCAGGGTATCGCATCACGCAAGCGCAATCCAATGCATCCGTCGGGAACATGACACGTGCGATCGTAGCAACTGTCAGCCTCGGATTTTTCAATCTCATTTTTGTGTTGGGACCTTTTATGGCGCTGATCGGTGTCTTGATAGCCTTTTACGGGGTATCCGTATCCTTGCTGGTTGCACCGCTGGGGATGCTCGCCCAGTACGGCGTCCCCAATCTGTCTCACGAGCGGCTTTTCCTGTTGTTTGGCAGTCTGGCTTCTGTCGGATTGGGGGGAATGCTTGTGATCGGCTTAGTGCGTTTGACCAAATGGCTGTACCGTCAATTTTTGCGGTATCTCCAGTTCAACGTGCAAATGATCAGGGGGAAATAA
- the hemE gene encoding uroporphyrinogen decarboxylase, with translation MTAKPFNDTFLKACRKEATDHVPVWYMRQAGRYQPEYRAIRAKHSFFEMNYIPEVCAEVTRLPVEQLGVDAAILFADIMTPLKPIGVDVNIESGIGPVIANPIQSLADVHRLHELEPETHVPYILESIKILRQQLSVPLIGFAGAPFTLASYMIEGGPSKHYHKTKAFMYTEPQAWQALMDKLGDMTITYLKAQIAAGAQAVQVFDSWVGALNDEDYREYITPVMNRIFNALKDTNVPTIYFGIGAGHLLMDWNRLPVDVVGLDWRTSITTAREMGVTKTLQGNLDPTLLLAPWEKLEAKAKEILDEGTKQPGFIFNLGHGVFPDAKVETLQKLTQFIHSYKQGV, from the coding sequence ATGACCGCAAAACCATTTAACGATACTTTTTTGAAAGCGTGCCGAAAGGAAGCGACGGACCATGTGCCTGTATGGTACATGCGTCAAGCTGGACGCTACCAGCCTGAATACCGCGCGATTCGAGCGAAGCATAGCTTTTTTGAAATGAATTACATACCTGAAGTCTGTGCAGAAGTGACACGCTTGCCAGTGGAACAGCTCGGAGTGGATGCCGCTATCCTGTTTGCAGACATCATGACTCCGCTAAAGCCAATCGGAGTGGATGTGAACATCGAATCGGGGATTGGGCCGGTGATTGCCAATCCGATTCAGTCGCTCGCCGATGTCCATCGCCTGCATGAGCTGGAACCGGAGACGCATGTGCCTTATATTCTGGAATCCATCAAAATCTTGCGTCAGCAGCTGTCTGTTCCGCTGATCGGTTTTGCCGGTGCGCCGTTTACCCTCGCCAGCTACATGATCGAAGGCGGTCCATCCAAGCATTATCACAAGACCAAAGCATTCATGTACACGGAGCCGCAAGCATGGCAAGCGCTGATGGACAAATTGGGTGACATGACGATCACGTACTTAAAAGCCCAAATTGCCGCGGGCGCTCAAGCGGTACAGGTGTTTGACTCCTGGGTAGGAGCTTTGAACGACGAAGATTACCGCGAATACATTACTCCAGTGATGAACCGAATTTTCAATGCGTTGAAAGATACGAACGTGCCAACGATTTATTTCGGGATTGGAGCCGGCCACTTGTTGATGGATTGGAATCGCCTGCCGGTAGACGTAGTCGGTCTGGATTGGCGCACGTCTATTACGACTGCGAGAGAAATGGGCGTGACCAAAACGCTGCAAGGGAACCTGGATCCGACTTTGCTGCTGGCGCCGTGGGAGAAGCTCGAGGCAAAAGCGAAAGAAATTCTGGACGAAGGAACCAAGCAGCCAGGGTTCATTTTCAATCTGGGGCACGGTGTATTCCCGGATGCAAAGGTAGAGACGCTGCAAAAGCTGACGCAGTTCATTCATAGCTACAAACAGGGCGTGTAA
- a CDS encoding PadR family transcriptional regulator encodes MNVQFKKGVLELCVLVLTAKRDRYGYELVASISEKFHIAEGTVYPLLRRLTQEGFFTTYLKESQEGPPRKYYQLTEQGRQYMNDLVLEWRIFDRGVNQIIGEGLGYDKA; translated from the coding sequence TTGAATGTTCAGTTTAAAAAGGGCGTACTAGAGCTATGCGTGCTGGTTTTGACGGCCAAGCGCGACCGATATGGCTATGAGCTCGTTGCCAGCATCTCGGAAAAGTTTCACATCGCTGAAGGAACGGTGTACCCTTTGCTGCGTCGGTTGACCCAGGAAGGTTTTTTTACCACGTATTTAAAGGAATCTCAAGAAGGTCCGCCGCGCAAGTATTATCAGTTGACGGAACAAGGACGTCAGTACATGAACGATCTTGTTTTGGAATGGCGCATTTTCGACCGCGGTGTCAACCAGATCATAGGGGAGGGACTCGGTTATGACAAGGCGTGA
- the hemH gene encoding ferrochelatase, protein MAKRKTGLLLMAYGTPRSREDIEPYYTHIRRGRKPPEELLEDLKARYEAVGGLNRFAEITDEQVDALVKEMNERYPDREFVGYLGLKHISPFIEDAVEQMKRDGITEAVSLVLAPHYSSYSVKEYNGRAKEHAESIGGPVIHSIESWYLEPGFIDYWVKVITDTFASMPAADKEKAVVIFSAHSLPEKILNAGDPYPQQLEETAKTIAEKAGIPDFAIGWQSAGNTPEPWLGPDVQDLTRELHEKHGFTAFVYCPVGFVAEHLEVLYDNDYECKAVTEELGVHYYRPPMPNARPAFISCLADAVGKKLAD, encoded by the coding sequence ATGGCAAAAAGAAAGACAGGACTTCTGCTCATGGCGTACGGTACGCCGCGCAGCAGAGAGGACATCGAACCTTATTACACACATATCCGGCGCGGTCGCAAGCCGCCCGAGGAGCTGCTGGAGGATCTGAAGGCACGCTACGAGGCTGTCGGGGGACTGAATCGCTTTGCTGAGATTACGGACGAGCAAGTGGACGCCTTGGTGAAAGAAATGAATGAGCGTTATCCGGACCGCGAATTTGTCGGGTACCTGGGGCTCAAGCATATATCTCCATTTATCGAGGATGCTGTCGAGCAAATGAAGCGCGACGGGATCACGGAGGCTGTCAGTCTGGTTCTCGCACCGCATTACTCCAGCTACAGCGTAAAAGAGTATAACGGGCGGGCAAAAGAGCATGCAGAGTCCATTGGCGGTCCAGTTATTCACAGTATTGAAAGCTGGTATTTGGAGCCTGGATTTATCGATTATTGGGTAAAAGTGATCACGGATACGTTTGCCTCGATGCCTGCAGCGGATAAGGAGAAGGCGGTAGTCATTTTCTCCGCGCACAGTTTGCCAGAGAAGATCCTGAATGCGGGTGACCCGTATCCGCAGCAGCTGGAAGAGACAGCGAAAACGATTGCCGAGAAGGCGGGCATTCCAGATTTTGCGATCGGCTGGCAGAGCGCAGGCAACACACCCGAACCATGGCTGGGACCGGATGTTCAGGATTTGACCCGTGAGCTGCATGAAAAGCATGGCTTTACTGCATTTGTGTACTGTCCGGTCGGATTCGTTGCGGAGCATCTCGAAGTGCTGTACGACAACGATTACGAATGCAAGGCTGTGACAGAAGAGCTGGGCGTCCATTATTACCGCCCTCCGATGCCGAATGCCAGACCTGCCTTTATCTCCTGTCTGGCTGATGCCGTCGGGAAAAAGCTGGCGGACTAG
- a CDS encoding alpha/beta family hydrolase, whose product MVRTATFHAVGRNNQEVSYTYIQPGQTRSRAICFFCPGSSYLFDKPYLHYSTMLMLSHQADIVHIHYAYGKDNIAFGDLSMEERSQWMQPDVHAVVTKVLAEQPYEQIFFLGKSIGTMPIIDGLLQNPEFSAATAILLTPILTSEQVAANLLKSNHPVYLVIGSTDHFYQEPLLEKLRETKPNVHLHIVPGANHSLEVGWDLKASLTVFEEVMTALDDFVTKQLRMGITRSG is encoded by the coding sequence ATGGTACGGACAGCTACTTTCCATGCAGTCGGCCGAAACAACCAGGAAGTCAGCTACACCTACATCCAGCCCGGACAGACTCGCTCGCGTGCGATCTGCTTTTTCTGTCCAGGATCGAGCTATCTGTTCGACAAGCCTTACCTGCACTACTCGACGATGCTGATGCTCAGCCATCAGGCAGACATCGTACATATCCACTATGCCTATGGAAAGGACAATATCGCCTTTGGGGATCTCTCCATGGAAGAGCGAAGTCAGTGGATGCAGCCGGATGTCCACGCGGTCGTCACCAAGGTACTCGCGGAGCAGCCGTATGAGCAGATCTTCTTTTTGGGAAAATCCATCGGGACCATGCCCATCATCGACGGATTGCTGCAAAATCCCGAATTCTCAGCAGCCACAGCCATCCTGCTGACTCCGATCCTGACGAGCGAGCAGGTAGCCGCAAACTTGCTGAAATCGAACCATCCTGTTTACCTCGTGATCGGCTCTACTGACCACTTCTATCAGGAGCCTTTGCTCGAGAAGCTGAGGGAGACAAAGCCAAATGTGCATCTCCATATCGTCCCAGGCGCCAATCACTCGCTGGAAGTCGGATGGGACCTAAAAGCTTCGCTGACTGTCTTTGAGGAGGTCATGACGGCTCTAGACGATTTCGTCACCAAACAGCTGCGCATGGGGATCACAAGATCGGGATGA
- a CDS encoding GyrI-like domain-containing protein, translated as MSGSPVVVPEKHLIGLSFSGNFPALVAEMPKLWATFLQRQSEIPLVIQPDIRYDISSENRSYQMHTEYIAVEVERFERIPVGMVGFTIPERRYARFTHTGPMERVQATYRSAFEWLSQQGLQVDETVMRMEQYDQRFVPSVHPPERAENAYDIFIPIL; from the coding sequence ATGAGCGGTAGCCCTGTAGTGGTACCCGAAAAACATCTGATTGGACTTAGCTTTTCCGGTAACTTTCCGGCACTAGTAGCGGAGATGCCCAAGCTGTGGGCGACTTTTCTGCAGCGGCAGTCCGAAATTCCACTCGTGATCCAGCCTGACATTCGCTATGACATCAGCAGCGAGAATCGCTCCTACCAAATGCATACGGAGTACATCGCTGTGGAGGTAGAGCGGTTCGAGCGCATTCCCGTGGGGATGGTCGGCTTTACGATCCCTGAGAGGAGATACGCTCGCTTTACCCATACAGGACCGATGGAGCGAGTGCAGGCTACTTATCGGAGCGCGTTTGAATGGCTAAGCCAACAGGGGCTTCAGGTAGATGAGACTGTCATGCGGATGGAACAATACGACCAGCGCTTTGTCCCTTCTGTGCATCCGCCTGAGCGTGCTGAGAATGCTTATGACATCTTCATCCCGATCTTGTGA
- a CDS encoding bifunctional metallophosphatase/5'-nucleotidase → MKKARRITMTAFASVVFASMMATSAFAAPLHPVQHADWMVKKSIISAGQNGDLALDRSVTLAEAAVVFAKLKGVKIAAPVKGETWATPYLAWAKTQGAVTQDDFKKPAQVLTSAKLADIAKKLGYTLALENKATVTRGEFFNALGEAATTHITLAHTNDTHGHIQEDKGQKEFGYAKIATLLKDWRAENPNFLLLDAGDTFQGTVFVNQFKGESIVPILNSLDYTLMTAGNHEFDFGYEQLLKLRDSLDHPVINANVFTADGKNLLVPTYKAEIGGKKFAFVGFVAEDTPVLTHPDNVKGLTFKSPVEVAKTIVPELKKEADHVVVVSHIGVDVDREIAKNVPGIDLIVGGHSHTPLKTPEVVNGTYIVQDWEYGKSLGRADLYYLGEELVAFSGGLKEYDENVQADPEVDKMVKDIVNQIDSVMNVVIAKSEVPLDGDRTLVRTRETNVGNLIADIMLERTQSIKGHEADVALANGGGIRTQLDAGDITKKNLYTLLPFENNTLAIVEVTGEELLKALENGVSQVETGAGRFPQISGMSFTYNPTKPAGDRVIEVKVGDKPLDLTKTYKVATIDFLAAGGDGYESFKKPFFNTGLSMYSVVEEALIKRQVVNPKVEGRIVEVK, encoded by the coding sequence ATGAAAAAAGCACGTCGCATCACCATGACGGCTTTTGCGTCCGTTGTCTTCGCTTCCATGATGGCAACCTCCGCATTTGCCGCTCCGCTCCACCCAGTCCAGCACGCGGATTGGATGGTAAAAAAATCGATCATCTCTGCTGGTCAAAACGGGGATCTGGCTCTAGACCGCAGCGTGACTTTGGCCGAGGCGGCTGTTGTATTTGCCAAGCTGAAGGGCGTTAAGATCGCTGCGCCGGTAAAAGGCGAAACCTGGGCGACTCCTTATCTGGCTTGGGCGAAAACACAGGGTGCTGTAACGCAGGACGATTTCAAAAAACCTGCGCAAGTGCTGACTTCCGCGAAGCTGGCTGATATCGCGAAAAAGCTGGGCTACACACTCGCACTGGAAAACAAGGCGACCGTGACTCGCGGCGAGTTCTTCAATGCATTGGGTGAAGCGGCTACGACACACATCACCCTCGCTCATACCAACGACACACATGGACATATCCAAGAAGATAAAGGGCAAAAGGAATTCGGCTACGCGAAAATCGCGACTCTCCTGAAAGATTGGCGCGCAGAAAACCCGAACTTCCTGCTGCTTGATGCAGGTGACACCTTCCAAGGTACGGTTTTCGTAAACCAATTCAAGGGCGAATCCATCGTGCCGATCCTCAACAGCCTGGATTACACGCTGATGACGGCGGGTAACCACGAATTTGACTTCGGCTATGAGCAGCTGCTGAAGCTCCGCGATTCCCTGGATCATCCGGTAATCAATGCCAACGTATTCACCGCGGATGGTAAAAACCTGCTGGTTCCGACTTACAAGGCTGAGATCGGTGGCAAGAAGTTCGCATTCGTAGGCTTCGTTGCGGAAGACACTCCTGTTTTGACTCACCCTGACAACGTAAAGGGCTTGACCTTCAAAAGCCCAGTGGAAGTGGCAAAAACAATCGTTCCTGAACTGAAGAAAGAAGCGGACCACGTGGTGGTAGTTTCCCATATCGGTGTGGACGTAGACCGTGAAATCGCGAAAAACGTTCCTGGAATCGATCTGATCGTAGGCGGACACTCCCACACCCCGCTGAAAACACCTGAAGTAGTGAACGGCACATACATCGTTCAAGACTGGGAGTACGGCAAATCCCTGGGACGCGCTGACCTGTACTACCTGGGCGAAGAACTGGTAGCATTCTCTGGCGGATTGAAAGAGTACGACGAAAACGTGCAGGCTGACCCAGAAGTGGACAAAATGGTGAAAGACATCGTGAATCAAATCGACAGCGTGATGAACGTGGTCATTGCGAAGTCCGAGGTTCCATTGGATGGCGACCGCACGCTCGTGCGCACCCGTGAGACCAACGTCGGAAACCTGATTGCGGATATCATGCTGGAGCGTACCCAATCCATCAAAGGTCATGAAGCAGACGTAGCGCTGGCAAACGGCGGCGGAATTCGCACCCAGCTGGATGCAGGTGACATCACGAAGAAAAACCTTTACACACTGCTGCCTTTCGAGAACAACACGTTGGCGATCGTGGAAGTCACTGGCGAAGAGCTCTTAAAAGCTCTGGAGAACGGCGTGAGCCAGGTAGAAACGGGTGCAGGTCGCTTCCCGCAAATCAGCGGCATGAGCTTCACGTACAACCCTACCAAGCCAGCCGGCGACCGTGTCATCGAAGTGAAAGTAGGCGACAAGCCGCTTGACCTGACCAAAACGTACAAAGTAGCGACAATCGACTTCCTGGCAGCAGGCGGCGATGGCTACGAGTCGTTCAAAAAGCCTTTCTTCAACACCGGCCTGTCGATGTACAGCGTCGTAGAAGAAGCGCTGATCAAGCGCCAAGTGGTCAATCCAAAAGTGGAAGGCCGCATTGTCGAAGTAAAATAA
- the hemY gene encoding protoporphyrinogen oxidase: MSEKTYHITIVGGGITGLAAAFYLQKEVEAKGLPIRFQVVEEKERLGGKIKTWRHDGFVIEQGPDSFLERKTSAAQLAKDLGLENDLVRNSTGQAYIWHKDRLMPIPEGAVMGVPTKVMPFVTSELISWPGKIRAAADLFLPASTGDGDISVGDFFRRRLGDEVIENLIQPLLSGVYSGDIDNLSLLASFPQFAQMEKQHRSLILAMKHSRPQSKDQGKPKGIFLTLKNGLESLVEGVESKLPADAVRKSTGVQELIKRESGGYTLITKDGERIETDAVLFTVPHAVAEPLLRPYASVPTLSQANPHMVATISLAFPETAVDIGMEGTGFIVPRNSGAKITACTWAHRKWPHTTPAGKALLRCFVGKAKEQAFMQLTDEEIVEVALRDLHKTMTIRQEPDFYRVTRLQNAIPYVVGHQAWVRDVSGKVAESLPGVLLAGASYSGVGVPDCIDQGKKAVTKLIEMVLPGK; the protein is encoded by the coding sequence ATGAGCGAAAAAACATATCATATTACGATTGTAGGTGGCGGCATCACTGGACTGGCCGCCGCCTTTTACTTGCAAAAGGAAGTGGAAGCGAAGGGGCTGCCCATTCGCTTTCAAGTCGTGGAAGAAAAAGAACGGTTGGGTGGCAAGATCAAGACTTGGAGACATGACGGGTTTGTCATCGAGCAAGGACCTGACTCTTTCCTGGAGAGAAAGACGAGTGCAGCTCAGCTGGCGAAGGATCTCGGCCTGGAGAATGATCTCGTGCGCAACAGCACCGGACAAGCGTACATCTGGCACAAGGATCGGCTCATGCCCATTCCGGAAGGGGCGGTCATGGGAGTTCCGACGAAGGTCATGCCGTTTGTGACCTCGGAGCTGATTTCCTGGCCCGGGAAAATCCGCGCGGCTGCGGATTTGTTTTTGCCTGCCTCAACAGGAGACGGGGATATCTCAGTCGGTGACTTTTTTCGCAGACGTCTTGGAGATGAGGTCATTGAAAACCTGATTCAGCCGCTTTTGTCAGGGGTCTATTCAGGAGATATCGACAATCTCAGTCTGTTGGCCAGCTTCCCGCAGTTCGCCCAGATGGAAAAGCAGCACCGTAGTCTCATTTTGGCGATGAAGCATTCGCGGCCCCAGTCGAAAGACCAGGGAAAGCCGAAGGGGATCTTCCTTACCCTGAAAAATGGATTGGAGTCGTTGGTAGAAGGCGTAGAAAGCAAGCTCCCTGCTGACGCGGTTCGCAAAAGCACAGGGGTGCAGGAGCTGATCAAGCGCGAGTCAGGCGGCTATACGCTCATCACAAAAGACGGTGAGCGCATCGAGACGGATGCTGTCTTGTTCACCGTTCCTCATGCGGTGGCAGAGCCGCTGCTGCGCCCTTACGCGTCCGTTCCCACCCTGTCACAGGCCAATCCGCACATGGTCGCAACGATCAGCTTGGCGTTTCCGGAAACCGCCGTCGACATTGGAATGGAGGGGACCGGGTTTATCGTTCCGCGCAACTCGGGGGCCAAGATTACAGCGTGCACCTGGGCTCATCGCAAGTGGCCGCATACGACTCCTGCCGGCAAGGCATTGCTTCGCTGTTTCGTCGGGAAAGCCAAAGAGCAGGCATTCATGCAATTGACGGACGAAGAGATCGTGGAGGTAGCCTTGCGTGACCTGCACAAGACCATGACGATTCGCCAGGAGCCTGATTTTTATCGAGTGACCCGCTTGCAAAACGCGATCCCGTATGTCGTGGGGCACCAGGCTTGGGTGCGGGACGTCTCGGGAAAAGTGGCGGAGAGCCTCCCAGGCGTGCTCCTGGCAGGTGCTTCCTACAGTGGAGTAGGGGTGCCGGATTGCATTGATCAAGGAAAGAAAGCTGTGACGAAATTAATCGAAATGGTCCTGCCGGGGAAATAG